One stretch of Spiroplasma mirum ATCC 29335 DNA includes these proteins:
- the ispG gene encoding flavodoxin-dependent (E)-4-hydroxy-3-methylbut-2-enyl-diphosphate synthase: MTKREQTRKIYIGNIQIGGQNKVVIQSMTNTKTHDIAATLQQINALYNKGCEIVRVAVLGIDDAYALKELVAKSPCPLVADIHFNHEFALIAADAGISKIRINPGNIGKIENTRKVVEKCKEKKIPIRIGVNSGSLPLDLVEKYGWTPKAMIESARRHIEILENEGFYDIILSLKATEPLMAIEAYTLASQEWNYPLHLGITEAGSYQNGTIKSSAGLSPLLLNGIGDTIRISLSSDPINEIEVAKRLLNSLGLYDNIVDVVACPTCGRLEFDLFDVVHKVEKYVKEMNFPLKIAILGCVVNGPGEAKQADIGIAGGKNGGIIFKKGKIFKSCPQDQLVSELKLLIDEYYQNWKASKNINK, encoded by the coding sequence ATGACAAAAAGAGAACAAACACGAAAAATTTATATAGGTAACATTCAAATTGGGGGTCAAAATAAAGTAGTTATTCAATCAATGACAAATACGAAAACCCATGATATTGCCGCGACATTACAACAAATTAATGCTTTATATAATAAAGGTTGTGAAATTGTGCGGGTTGCGGTTCTAGGTATTGATGATGCCTACGCTTTAAAAGAATTAGTAGCAAAATCCCCCTGCCCATTAGTAGCTGATATTCATTTTAACCATGAATTTGCCCTAATTGCTGCCGATGCGGGAATTAGTAAGATTCGAATTAATCCCGGAAATATTGGAAAAATTGAAAATACTCGTAAAGTTGTGGAAAAATGTAAAGAAAAGAAAATTCCCATTCGAATTGGGGTTAATTCTGGAAGTTTACCATTAGATTTAGTTGAAAAATATGGTTGAACTCCCAAAGCAATGATTGAAAGTGCACGCCGCCATATTGAAATCTTAGAAAATGAAGGATTTTATGATATTATTTTATCTTTAAAAGCAACCGAACCATTAATGGCAATTGAAGCTTATACCCTAGCTAGTCAAGAGTGAAATTACCCTTTGCATTTAGGGATTACTGAAGCTGGTAGTTATCAAAATGGAACAATTAAATCAAGCGCTGGGTTAAGTCCTCTGTTATTAAACGGGATTGGTGATACTATTCGAATTAGTTTATCTTCAGATCCCATTAATGAAATTGAAGTTGCAAAACGGCTATTAAATTCATTAGGTCTGTATGATAACATTGTCGATGTTGTTGCTTGTCCAACTTGCGGTCGTTTAGAATTTGATTTATTTGATGTTGTCCACAAAGTTGAAAAGTATGTCAAAGAAATGAATTTTCCTTTAAAAATTGCGATCTTAGGTTGTGTTGTTAATGGTCCGGGCGAAGCAAAACAAGCTGATATTGGGATTGCTGGTGGTAAAAATGGTGGCATTATTTTTAAAAAAGGCAAAATTTTTAAATCATGTCCCCAAGACCAATTAGTTAGTGAATTAAAACTATTAATTGATGAATATTATCAAAATTGAAAAGCTAGTAAAAATATTAATAAATAA
- a CDS encoding deoxyribonuclease IV, which yields MKDYNLIIGSHVSMNKQDNYLLGALNETLNNGANALMIYTGPPQNTIRVDVKNFFIPEFHQQLADNNLSIDNVIIHAPYIINLANSFKKETFDIAVEFLKKEISRADKIGIKTIVLHPGSAVGAEEQVGLDLIVEGLNLVLTAEQKALVALETMAGKGSELGVNFTQLKYIIDNVKLNDKLGVCWDTCHLHDSGYQLGEHLDAIIEEFDQMIGLDRLLCLHINDSKNPLNAHKDRHENIGYGYLGFDNLLKIIYHPRLNNMVKILETPYVKDQEGKMYSPYQEEITMIKNKKFTDPFQKYGKTPIEKR from the coding sequence ATGAAAGATTATAATTTAATTATTGGTAGTCATGTTAGTATGAATAAACAAGATAATTATTTATTAGGAGCTTTAAATGAAACTCTTAATAATGGGGCAAACGCCCTAATGATTTATACGGGTCCCCCACAAAACACGATTCGGGTTGATGTTAAAAATTTTTTTATCCCTGAATTTCATCAACAATTAGCAGATAATAATTTAAGTATTGATAATGTTATTATTCATGCGCCCTATATTATTAATTTAGCAAATAGTTTTAAAAAAGAAACTTTTGACATTGCGGTTGAATTTTTAAAAAAAGAAATTTCCCGGGCTGATAAAATTGGAATTAAAACAATAGTTTTACATCCCGGTAGTGCAGTGGGAGCCGAAGAACAAGTCGGGTTAGATCTGATTGTTGAAGGTTTAAATTTAGTCCTAACCGCTGAGCAAAAAGCACTCGTTGCTTTAGAAACTATGGCGGGTAAGGGGAGCGAATTAGGGGTTAATTTTACCCAATTAAAATATATTATTGATAATGTTAAGTTAAACGATAAATTAGGGGTGTGTTGGGACACTTGTCATTTACATGATAGTGGTTACCAGCTAGGAGAGCATTTAGATGCTATCATTGAGGAATTTGACCAGATGATTGGTCTTGATCGACTTTTATGTTTACATATTAATGATAGTAAAAACCCCTTAAATGCTCATAAAGATCGTCATGAAAATATTGGTTATGGTTATTTAGGATTTGATAATTTACTTAAAATTATTTATCATCCCCGACTAAATAATATGGTTAAAATTTTAGAAACACCTTATGTTAAAGACCAGGAAGGCAAAATGTATTCCCCATACCAAGAAGAAATTACCATGATTAAAAATAAAAAATTTACTGATCCCTTTCAAAAATATGGGAAAACACCAATAGAAAAGAGATAA